In Nocardioides cavernae, a single genomic region encodes these proteins:
- a CDS encoding ATP-binding protein: MLRLLDGVSWDGVPLPGERVGALLAVLVAEPAGVSDGRLVREIWPDAEPVHPAKALQVLVSRTRAATAPDAVQRVEGGYRLGLADDDVDARIQAAHLATARAALASGEATEAFRLASSAAAMEVGVPGSGPLGDLRHAAELRRTTAREVAALAAARLGRHAEALDDLAAAHQRRPDDGEVLLALLRAEAATAGPATALARYETYRADLVERLGVDPEAALQRLHAELLAADDPVRTGVTYDATGLLGREQDLDRLRSALSASRLVTVLGPGGIGKTSIAQVLARESMLPRVHVVELVGVGAGDDVVVAVGAALGVRGSVTTRLALTATQQADVRSRLAQELDAGPTLLVLDNCEHVLEPVAALVAFLLATTRDLRVLTTSRAPLRLGAERAVPLSQLSAVDAGQLFVQRATATRPDAVLDPTGVRDVVDRLDGLPLAVELAAARVRTMTVAEVAAALDDRFAALRSRDRTTPDRHRTLEAVIAWSWDLLSADEQRALAWLSAFQDGFDRATAVSVLGVDGSDLVDALVEQSLLVVTEDGGTARFRALETIREYAAARLARSGEEEAAGEAQRRWARDLAERCQDLVVTDDQVELVDLLVRDQNNLTDVLRHALGTGDRETVARLVALLGSLWTVTGDQPRIFAVCDAATELLSGWDMPPDLRRHAQEAAGVLMVHLSWMPGADLGGLRDLLLQGERPTGVWGLIGHTVHVADGPVPPRLAQVAAQQSRPGMAGALLLWAAIVSENDGDVDAARTYAEAALDGPLPPYLHASLHAELSQLAMAVGDHHRAARHAEVAWPLLERIHSMTDAYSLQVATALAPLLDGDADAAAVLLERFGPPDGETAQVGARLTWQTAQAELALARGDHAEALRRYDAVVDLVTDGDPGGGPGASPWVALASSAALVSRVRYGTSSPDARADELRDLVAGPSGRTPEGTLWFTDLPLNGMLLVALAAWVLRFGPAEQHADGVHLLAVAHRWAYNRSIPVMAWEPMVALADAVEPGRLGPLVVELADHPGPALVAGAAAAVDRLQRAWQVTSAG, translated from the coding sequence AGATCTGGCCCGACGCGGAGCCCGTGCACCCGGCCAAGGCCCTGCAGGTGCTGGTCTCCCGCACCCGCGCGGCCACCGCGCCGGACGCCGTCCAGCGGGTCGAGGGCGGCTACCGGCTCGGCCTGGCCGACGACGACGTCGACGCCCGCATCCAGGCGGCCCACCTCGCCACCGCGCGCGCCGCGCTGGCGTCCGGCGAGGCCACCGAGGCCTTCCGCCTCGCGTCGTCGGCCGCGGCGATGGAGGTGGGCGTCCCCGGGTCCGGACCGCTCGGCGACCTGCGCCACGCCGCGGAGCTGCGACGTACGACCGCGCGGGAGGTGGCGGCGCTGGCCGCCGCCCGGCTGGGCAGGCACGCCGAGGCGCTCGACGACCTGGCGGCCGCGCACCAGCGGCGCCCCGACGACGGAGAGGTCCTCCTCGCGCTGCTGCGCGCCGAGGCCGCGACCGCAGGACCGGCCACCGCGCTGGCGCGCTACGAGACCTACCGGGCCGACCTGGTCGAGCGGCTCGGCGTCGACCCGGAGGCCGCCCTCCAACGGCTGCACGCAGAGCTGCTGGCCGCCGACGACCCGGTGCGCACCGGGGTGACGTACGACGCGACCGGGTTGCTGGGCCGAGAGCAGGACCTCGACCGGCTTCGCTCGGCCCTATCCGCGTCCCGGCTCGTCACGGTGCTCGGTCCGGGCGGCATCGGGAAGACCAGCATCGCCCAGGTGCTGGCGCGCGAGTCGATGCTGCCCCGCGTGCACGTGGTCGAGCTCGTCGGCGTCGGCGCGGGAGACGACGTCGTGGTCGCGGTCGGCGCGGCCCTCGGCGTCCGGGGCTCGGTGACGACGCGGCTCGCGCTCACCGCGACCCAGCAGGCCGACGTACGCAGCCGGCTGGCGCAGGAGCTCGACGCGGGGCCGACCCTGCTGGTCCTCGACAACTGCGAGCACGTCCTCGAGCCGGTGGCCGCGCTGGTGGCCTTCCTGCTCGCCACGACCCGCGACCTGCGGGTGCTGACCACCAGCCGGGCGCCGCTGCGACTGGGCGCCGAACGCGCGGTCCCGCTGAGCCAGCTCTCCGCGGTCGACGCCGGGCAGCTGTTCGTGCAGCGCGCCACGGCGACGCGGCCGGACGCCGTGCTGGATCCCACCGGGGTGCGCGACGTCGTCGACCGCCTCGACGGGCTGCCCCTCGCCGTCGAGCTGGCCGCCGCGCGTGTCCGCACGATGACGGTCGCCGAGGTGGCCGCAGCACTCGACGACCGCTTCGCCGCCCTCCGAAGCCGCGACCGCACCACCCCCGACCGCCACCGCACGCTGGAGGCGGTCATCGCCTGGTCCTGGGACCTGCTGAGCGCCGACGAGCAGCGGGCGCTGGCGTGGCTCTCGGCCTTCCAGGACGGGTTCGACCGGGCGACGGCCGTGTCGGTGCTGGGTGTCGACGGCTCCGACCTGGTCGACGCGCTCGTCGAGCAGTCCCTGCTGGTGGTCACCGAGGACGGCGGCACCGCGCGCTTCCGGGCACTGGAGACGATCCGCGAGTACGCCGCCGCCCGCCTCGCGCGCAGCGGCGAGGAGGAGGCAGCCGGAGAGGCGCAGCGGAGGTGGGCCCGCGACCTGGCCGAGCGCTGCCAGGACCTCGTCGTCACCGACGACCAGGTCGAGCTCGTGGACCTGCTCGTGCGCGACCAGAACAACCTCACCGATGTGCTCCGGCACGCCCTCGGTACCGGCGACCGCGAGACCGTAGCGCGACTCGTGGCGCTGCTCGGCAGCCTCTGGACCGTCACCGGCGACCAGCCGAGGATCTTCGCCGTCTGCGACGCCGCGACCGAGCTGCTCTCCGGTTGGGACATGCCGCCGGACCTGCGACGGCACGCCCAGGAGGCCGCCGGCGTCCTGATGGTCCACCTCAGCTGGATGCCGGGGGCCGACCTCGGCGGGTTGCGCGACCTGCTCCTGCAGGGCGAGCGTCCCACCGGCGTGTGGGGGCTGATCGGCCACACCGTCCACGTCGCCGACGGGCCGGTGCCCCCGCGCCTCGCCCAGGTCGCCGCGCAGCAGTCGCGACCGGGGATGGCCGGCGCGCTGCTGCTGTGGGCGGCGATCGTCTCCGAGAACGACGGCGACGTGGACGCCGCGCGGACGTACGCCGAGGCGGCCCTCGACGGGCCGTTGCCGCCCTACCTCCACGCGTCGCTCCACGCAGAGCTGAGCCAGCTGGCGATGGCCGTCGGCGACCACCACCGGGCGGCCCGCCACGCGGAGGTGGCGTGGCCGCTGCTCGAGCGGATCCACTCGATGACCGATGCCTACAGCCTCCAGGTGGCGACCGCCCTCGCGCCGCTGCTGGACGGCGACGCCGACGCGGCGGCGGTCCTGCTCGAGCGGTTCGGCCCGCCGGACGGCGAGACCGCCCAGGTCGGCGCCCGCCTGACGTGGCAGACCGCCCAGGCCGAGCTCGCCCTGGCTCGGGGCGACCACGCGGAGGCGCTTCGCCGCTACGACGCCGTCGTCGACCTGGTCACCGACGGCGACCCGGGTGGGGGACCGGGCGCATCGCCGTGGGTGGCGCTGGCGTCGTCGGCCGCCCTCGTCAGCCGGGTCCGCTACGGCACGAGCTCGCCCGACGCCCGCGCCGACGAGCTGCGCGACCTCGTCGCGGGCCCGTCCGGCCGCACGCCCGAGGGCACGCTCTGGTTCACCGACCTCCCGCTCAACGGCATGCTGCTGGTGGCGCTGGCCGCGTGGGTGCTGAGGTTCGGGCCCGCCGAGCAGCATGCGGACGGTGTGCACCTGCTCGCGGTCGCCCACCGCTGGGCCTACAACCGCAGCATCCCGGTGATGGCGTGGGAGCCGATGGTGGCGCTCGCGGACGCGGTCGAGCCCGGACGGCTCGGCCCGCTCGTCGTGGAGCTGGCCGACCATCCGGGCCCTGCCCTGGTGGCCGGCGCGGCTGCGGCGGTGGACCGCCTGCAGCGCGCCTGGCAGGTCACATCCGCCGGTTGA